In Halobaculum sp. XH14, a single genomic region encodes these proteins:
- a CDS encoding ABC transporter permease, translating into MASGGDDAAGVGGTLTRRAREAADGDAAGLLLAAAAVAVAAAVVSPVLWLVLRAADVGLVEAVGLATSPTAVEVLVNSLLVVALVTGGSLALGVPLAVLTVQTDLPFGRFWTVVAALPLVVPSYLGAFAYVSAFGPRGALADLLAPLGVRIPTIYGLEGAVLVLTLFVYPYVFLTTRASLLSFDTTQLEAARTLNHRYRSAFRRVVLPQIAPGVTAGALLVALYALSDFGTPAIMQYDVFTRVIYVELGAFGQARATVLALELLCVTAFVLALESRIGPEESDGYGSAASSSTVIELGRLRWPAMLFPATVATFTLALPVGILAMWLLRSGPGYAGGGIAFDWAFGLNSVSASLLAALVTVVLALPIAYYAGRSDSLAARLSERSTYVGYAMPGVVLALALVFFGTSYAPGLYQTLPLLVFAYVVRFLPQAVGTTRSSVLGVDGDLLGAARTLGEPPRGAFRRVTLPLITPGLVAGAALVFLTTMKELPATLILHPTGFTTLVTYIWRVQEAGYYGRAALPALVLVAVSGLSMVLLLRQEGTDG; encoded by the coding sequence ATGGCCTCCGGGGGCGACGATGCGGCGGGGGTCGGGGGGACCCTGACCCGGCGAGCCCGGGAGGCTGCGGACGGCGACGCCGCCGGCCTCCTCCTCGCCGCCGCGGCCGTCGCGGTCGCGGCCGCCGTCGTCTCGCCGGTGCTCTGGCTCGTTCTCAGGGCCGCCGACGTGGGGCTCGTCGAGGCCGTCGGTCTGGCGACGTCACCCACCGCGGTCGAGGTGCTGGTGAACAGCCTGCTGGTCGTCGCGCTCGTCACCGGCGGGTCGCTCGCGCTGGGGGTCCCGCTGGCGGTCCTCACGGTCCAGACTGACCTGCCGTTCGGCCGGTTCTGGACCGTCGTCGCCGCGCTCCCCCTCGTCGTGCCGAGCTACCTCGGAGCGTTCGCGTACGTCTCGGCGTTCGGCCCGCGCGGGGCGCTCGCGGACCTGCTCGCGCCGCTGGGCGTCCGGATTCCGACCATCTACGGGCTCGAGGGAGCGGTGCTGGTCCTCACGCTGTTCGTCTACCCCTACGTGTTCCTCACGACGCGGGCGTCGCTGCTGTCGTTCGACACGACGCAACTCGAGGCGGCACGGACGCTGAACCACCGCTACCGCTCGGCGTTCCGTCGCGTGGTGTTGCCACAGATCGCCCCGGGAGTGACCGCGGGGGCGCTGCTGGTCGCGCTGTACGCGCTCTCGGACTTCGGGACGCCGGCGATCATGCAGTACGACGTGTTCACGCGCGTCATCTACGTCGAACTCGGCGCGTTCGGGCAGGCGCGGGCGACGGTGCTCGCGCTGGAACTGCTCTGTGTCACCGCGTTCGTCCTCGCGCTCGAATCCCGGATCGGCCCCGAGGAGTCCGACGGCTACGGGTCGGCCGCGTCGTCCTCGACTGTCATCGAACTGGGTCGGCTCCGCTGGCCCGCGATGCTGTTCCCCGCGACGGTTGCGACCTTCACGCTCGCGCTCCCGGTCGGCATCCTGGCGATGTGGCTGCTCCGGAGCGGCCCGGGCTACGCCGGCGGCGGCATCGCGTTCGACTGGGCGTTCGGGCTGAACTCGGTGTCGGCGTCGCTGCTCGCGGCCCTCGTGACCGTGGTGCTGGCGCTGCCGATCGCCTACTACGCCGGACGCTCGGACTCGCTCGCCGCACGGCTCTCGGAGCGCTCGACGTACGTCGGTTACGCGATGCCGGGCGTCGTGCTCGCGCTCGCGCTGGTGTTTTTCGGAACCAGCTACGCGCCGGGGCTCTACCAGACGCTCCCGCTGCTCGTGTTCGCGTACGTCGTCCGCTTTCTCCCGCAGGCGGTCGGCACCACCCGCTCGTCGGTGCTCGGCGTCGACGGGGACCTTCTGGGTGCGGCGCGGACGCTCGGCGAGCCGCCGCGCGGCGCGTTCCGCCGCGTGACGCTGCCGCTGATCACGCCGGGGCTCGTCGCGGGGGCCGCGCTGGTGTTTCTCACCACGATGAAGGAGCTGCCGGCGACGCTCATCCTCCATCCGACAGGATTTACAACGCTCGTGACGTACATCTGGCGAGTTCAGGAGGCCGGCTACTACGGCCGGGCCGCGCTGCCGGCGCTCGTGCTGGTGGCCGTCTCCGGCCTGTCGATGGTGCTCCTGTTGCGCCAGGAGGGGACCGATGGCTGA